In Pseudanabaenaceae cyanobacterium SKYG29, the DNA window TATATAGACAATTTCGATATTCACGGCATCAACACCTGGGAACATTATGAGTTAGTAAAACAGCCCGATGGCTGCATGGCGGCGGTACAAGAAGCAGTTAATCAAGGTTTAATTCGGCATGTGGGATTTTCTACCCATGCCCCCCTAGAAATTATCCTCGCTACTATCAATTTGGACATCTTTGCTTCGGTAAATTTGCATTACTATTATTTTAATCAAAGGAATTTGCCCGCCGTGGAGTTAGCCCACCAAAAAGATATGGGTGTGTTTATTATTTCTCCCTCTGACAAAGGCGGTATGCTCTATCAACCCCCTGAGAAGTTAAAACAACTCTGCGCCCCCTTTACCCCTCTCTATCTCAACGATCGGTTTCTCCTCTCTGACCCCCGTGTCCACACCCTTAGTTTAGGGGCAGCTAATCCCCAGGAATTTCTGGATCACGCTCCTGCTTGGGACAATATTGCCCCCCTTTCTCAGGCAGAAAAAGCTGCTTTAGCCCGCCTCGATCGTCAATATTTTACTTTGGGCACCGATCGGTGTAGTCAATGTTTTCAATGTTTGCCCTGCCCAGAGGAAATCAATATCCCTGAAGTGTTACGCCTACGCAATCTGGCCGTTGCCTTTGACATGGTAGAGTTTGGTAAATATCGCTATCGTATGTTTGAAAATGCGGGTCATTGGTTTCCAGGTAAAAAAGCAAATAAATGTACAGATTGTGGGGAATGTTTACCCCGCTGCCCTGAAAATTTAGATATTCCTAAGCTACTCCGTGATACCCATAATCGCCTCTACACGCAGGAAGGTAAACGCCTGTGGGAATAACAAGGTCCTTGGTTTTACTGTCAGTAATTCTGGTTGCCTCTAATGCTGGGGCTGAAACAGTTGTTCCCCAAGACCCTATGCAACCTAGCCCCTGGTGGGTAATCGATCGGTTTGGACAAAACTTAGTTATTGACACTACCATTGACCCTGCCCAGAAGCGAATAATTCTTACGGTGGATACGGGTGTCTGGTCAAACTTAGATTACCTAGGGCGTTACAGCGTGCTCCACCATCTCAGTAGCAGTGTCATTCCCTACAATTACAGTCTGGTTGTACAAACTAAACGCCAAGTTACTCTTGCTACCTATGCTAAACAAGGAGACAATTGGGATATTCTACCCCCTGGTATTGGTGCCCTGCCTCTCCGTCCCCGCCGTTAAGGTTTGACAGAGGCGCATTATAGTTGTCTGCAGTGTGAGTATTTCTGTTGCTCCTGTTTTTAGGGCTACCTCTGCTTCTAACAAAATTTGCAAACTAGTGAATAACTGGTGGGAGGACAAAGACTGTACTTCTTTTTTCAAGAAGTAAACCCGCTTGGGATTCCCTAACTCTGCTAGTTCAGCTATCTTTTTCTCATCTTTTTCTCCTGCTTCTACCATTGCCCTAACCTGCAACCAGGTACGAAATTGCCCTACCAAGGTGGCGATGATTCTTAAAGGGGGTTCATTATTAGCTAAAAGTTCTTGTAATAACAGGAAAGACCGATCGGTATTGCCCTGGCGAATTGCCTGCCCTAGCTGTAAGGTATTGTGTCCACTAGCTGTGACTAATTGCTGTAGTTCTTCTATAGAAGGGGGTTTAGGGCTGTCTCCCATCCATAACTTTATTTTCTGCATCTCTTGATGTAAACGCCTTGTATCATTGCCGATGGCTTCTGCTAAAAACTCGATCGTTTCTGCTGGTAAACCTATCTCATAGCCCTTAGCTACATCTGCCACTAGTTTAATAATTGCTTCTTCCTGCCAGGGGGCTAGGAGGGAAAACTCCTTGATGTCGCCGTATTGTTGCAGCAATTTTACTGCTCGGCAACGACTGTCAGGTTTGTCGGCATGACTAAATACTAGATGAGATTCTGGGGGCAAATTAGCTAGACAACGCTCCAGGTAAGTCAACACTTCTTCCGCACACTTTTTCCCGATCGGGCAGTCAGACAGCCAAGTTAAGCGTCCACCATTGCCGAAAGGTGTAGTGATTGCCAAGGTCAGCCCCTCTATAATCTGACTATCAGCCGAAGCGGAAATTTTTGTGAAGTTGAAGTCCTGCCATGCCCTATCTACAACCTGCTGCCGCAGACGATCGACTGCCCAGGCAATTGCATATTCGTCATTTCCCCAGTAAAAATGCGTAGGCATTGTATGATTTTAACCAGTGTGGTGGGAGGTAAGTTGTGACGAGTAGAACCCGACTTCGGCGATCGAGCCGCTACGGACAACTGCAACTAGGGGTCGACCAAGTAGATATTTACAAAGATTATGGTAAACGCATTTTTGATATTTTATTTTCGTTGTCAGTTTTGCTATTACTTTTTCCAGTTTATATCCTGATTGGGCTGTTAATTTATCTGAATTCGCCAGGTCCGATCGTCTATAGGCAGAAGCGGGTGGGCAAAAACGGCAAACTGTTTACCTGTATGAAGTTTCGCACGATGGTGGTGGGAGCAGATAAGATGCTAGAACAGTTACTCGATGCCTGTCCCCATTGCCGCGCCGAGTTTGAGGAAAACTTTAAGCTCAAGGATGACCCTAGAATTACTCCTATTGGGCGGTGGTTGCGCTGGACGAGTCTGGATGAATTTCCCCAGTTTTGGAACGTCCTTATGGGCGATATGAGCGTCGTGGGTCCCCGTCCCTTGGTACCAGAGGAATTGGTTAAATATGGAGATGCCATCGATGTGGTGCTGTCAATTCGTCCAGGGATTACGGGACTGTGGCAAGTCTCAGGGCGAAATAATATTCCCTACCCCAAACGGGTGCAAATAGATTTACAATACGTCCGCCGTCATAACTTTTGGTTGGACATTTGGATTATTTTGAAGACCATAGGTATTGTGATCTTCCCCAAGGGCAACGGTGCATACTAAGAAACTGTAGGGTCGGTGGTGAATGAATGACCAAGTATGTATTTGTCACAGGGGGGGTAGTCTCCAGTATTGGTAAGGGGATTATTGCTGCTAGTCTCGGTCGCCTGTTGAAATCGCGGGGCTACACGATCGCTATCCTCAAACTTGACCCCTACATCAATGTGGACCCTGGCACCATGAGTCCCTTCCAGCACGGGGAAGTATTTGTTACAGAGGACGGGGGGGAGACGGATTTAGACCTCGGTCACTACGAGCGCTTTACGGATACCAACATGTCCAAACTCTCCAGTGTGACGACGGGGAGCATTTACCAGGCAGTTATCAACAAGGAGCGCAAAGGAGACTATCAAGGCAGCACGGTGCAAGTGATTCCCCACATCACCAACGAGATCAAGGAACGCATCCTCAGAGTTGCCCGCAATAGTAACCCCGATGTCCTAATTACCGAGGTGGGGGGCACAGTAGGGGATATTGAATCTCTGCCCTTTTTGGAAGCCCTGCGCCAGTTCCGTAAAGACGTAGGACGGCATAACACTGCCTATATGCACGTGACCCTGGTACCCTGGATTAGTGCGGCGGGAGAAATGAAAACTAAACCCACCCAGCACTCCGTTAAGGAACTGCGGTCGGTGGGTATTCAACCTGATATTTTGGTCTGTCGCAGTGAACGCCCCTTACCCCAGGGAATTCGGGAAAAGCTGTCGGAGTTTTGTGATGTACCCCCTGAATGTGTGATTCCTGCCCCCGATGCCAAAACCATCTACGAAGTGCCTCTCATTATGGAGCGAGAGGGCTTAGCTAATCGCGTCCTGGAATTATTGCAACTGGAGCAACGGACACCTGATCTGGCTAACTGGCAAACTCTGGTTAGTCGCATCGTCAACCCGCAATATCAAGTCAAAGTAGCGATCGTGGGCAAATATGTCCGCTTGAATGATGCCTATCTATCGGTGATAGAAGCCTTGCGCCATGCCGCCGTTGCCCTTAACAGTGCTGTGGAAATTGTCTGGGTGAATGCAGAGGACATAGAAAAGGATGGACCCGATCGGTTTCTCCACAGTGTGCAGGGAATTGTTGTACCGGGGGGGTTTGGTCCGAGGGGCGTAGAAGGCAAGATTAAGGCGGTGGGTTACGCCAGGGAGCAGGGAATACCATTTCTGGGGCTGTGTCTGGGCATGCAGTGTGCTGTAATTGACTGGGCAAGAGAAATTGCCCGCCTACCAGCTAATAGTGCGGAATTTGACCCCCATACCCCCAATCCCGTCATTCATCTCTTGCCAGAACAGCAGGATGTAGTGGATTTAGGGGGAACGATGCGCCTAGGGGTTTATCCCACCAAGATTATGCCCAATACTCTCGCCTATGCTCTCTACCAGGAACCAATCATCTACGAACGCCACCGCCACCGCTATGAGTTCAACAATGCCTACCGCGATAGGTTTTTAGCCGATGGTTACAAAATCAGCGGGGTCTCCCCCGATGGGCGCCTAGTAGAGATTATTGAATTCCCCGAACACCCCTACTTTATCGCCTGTCAGTTCCATCCCGAATTCCGTTCCCGTCCCTCCCAGCCCCATCCCCTATTTCAAGGACTGATTAGTAAAATCCTTCAAGCGTGAGGTCTTGCGTCTGGGTTTAATAAATGCCTGCCAGCCAGCTTTGATAGCCACCAGTGCCGATCGGGCAGTTTGGGCGGTCTGTTTTGCCCCCTCACTCACCTGTTGGACAGCGGCTGATGCCCCTTTGGCGCTATGGTGGAGTTCCTCTGTTAGCTCCGATACCTCTATACCCGCCATCCTGATTGACTCCAAGGCGGGGGGCAGTTCCTGCACTAGCAAATCAGCTAATCTTTGGACACTGCGACTGGCGCGACTAATTTCTTGGAATGTGGGAATGGCTGCCATTAACAGGATAGTCAGGGAAATCGCCACCAAGAAAAATGAAAGGGCTAACCAAAATATTGGCTCCGTCATAGAGTGTGGAGGATGGACTGATCCAAATTCTAACCCACGAAGCAAAAATCCGCCCTGGATGATGTCATCACCACCATAGGAACGGCTATGATCAATACGTTTTCTGGGGGCTCTGCATGGCAAGGTTGTCGCTGAAAAAAGTGGGGGAATATCTCCGACCCCATACTAAGCCGCTGGTGCTGGGCATAGTGGCACTGCTGATTGTCAATGGTCTGTCGGTAGCAATTCGGGAAGTGATTCGATCGGTAGTGGCGCTCCTGGAAAAAATGGTGGGGGGGGTTGAGATTGCCGATCCCATACCTTCCCTGTTGTGGTCAGCGGCGGGGGTGGTTACCCTTGCCTGTGTGATGTGGGTGATTCGCATG includes these proteins:
- a CDS encoding aldo/keto reductase, which gives rise to MQYKRFGKTEMRFSVFSLGGMRFLESEANAIATIEKALELGINHIETAKGYGKSEEYIGAAFQRGLHRYRQQIYVTTKIPPTPDRQSMEELIKRSLDRLNLDYIDNFDIHGINTWEHYELVKQPDGCMAAVQEAVNQGLIRHVGFSTHAPLEIILATINLDIFASVNLHYYYFNQRNLPAVELAHQKDMGVFIISPSDKGGMLYQPPEKLKQLCAPFTPLYLNDRFLLSDPRVHTLSLGAANPQEFLDHAPAWDNIAPLSQAEKAALARLDRQYFTLGTDRCSQCFQCLPCPEEINIPEVLRLRNLAVAFDMVEFGKYRYRMFENAGHWFPGKKANKCTDCGECLPRCPENLDIPKLLRDTHNRLYTQEGKRLWE
- the holA gene encoding DNA polymerase III subunit delta, with the protein product MPTHFYWGNDEYAIAWAVDRLRQQVVDRAWQDFNFTKISASADSQIIEGLTLAITTPFGNGGRLTWLSDCPIGKKCAEEVLTYLERCLANLPPESHLVFSHADKPDSRCRAVKLLQQYGDIKEFSLLAPWQEEAIIKLVADVAKGYEIGLPAETIEFLAEAIGNDTRRLHQEMQKIKLWMGDSPKPPSIEELQQLVTASGHNTLQLGQAIRQGNTDRSFLLLQELLANNEPPLRIIATLVGQFRTWLQVRAMVEAGEKDEKKIAELAELGNPKRVYFLKKEVQSLSSHQLFTSLQILLEAEVALKTGATEILTLQTTIMRLCQTLTAGTERQGTNTRG
- a CDS encoding sugar transferase, giving the protein MQLGVDQVDIYKDYGKRIFDILFSLSVLLLLFPVYILIGLLIYLNSPGPIVYRQKRVGKNGKLFTCMKFRTMVVGADKMLEQLLDACPHCRAEFEENFKLKDDPRITPIGRWLRWTSLDEFPQFWNVLMGDMSVVGPRPLVPEELVKYGDAIDVVLSIRPGITGLWQVSGRNNIPYPKRVQIDLQYVRRHNFWLDIWIILKTIGIVIFPKGNGAY
- a CDS encoding CTP synthase gives rise to the protein MTKYVFVTGGVVSSIGKGIIAASLGRLLKSRGYTIAILKLDPYINVDPGTMSPFQHGEVFVTEDGGETDLDLGHYERFTDTNMSKLSSVTTGSIYQAVINKERKGDYQGSTVQVIPHITNEIKERILRVARNSNPDVLITEVGGTVGDIESLPFLEALRQFRKDVGRHNTAYMHVTLVPWISAAGEMKTKPTQHSVKELRSVGIQPDILVCRSERPLPQGIREKLSEFCDVPPECVIPAPDAKTIYEVPLIMEREGLANRVLELLQLEQRTPDLANWQTLVSRIVNPQYQVKVAIVGKYVRLNDAYLSVIEALRHAAVALNSAVEIVWVNAEDIEKDGPDRFLHSVQGIVVPGGFGPRGVEGKIKAVGYAREQGIPFLGLCLGMQCAVIDWAREIARLPANSAEFDPHTPNPVIHLLPEQQDVVDLGGTMRLGVYPTKIMPNTLAYALYQEPIIYERHRHRYEFNNAYRDRFLADGYKISGVSPDGRLVEIIEFPEHPYFIACQFHPEFRSRPSQPHPLFQGLISKILQA
- a CDS encoding DUF948 domain-containing protein, with product MTEPIFWLALSFFLVAISLTILLMAAIPTFQEISRASRSVQRLADLLVQELPPALESIRMAGIEVSELTEELHHSAKGASAAVQQVSEGAKQTAQTARSALVAIKAGWQAFIKPRRKTSRLKDFTNQSLK